A window of Neisseria canis contains these coding sequences:
- a CDS encoding ComF family protein: protein MGFLSFRLPQSEACLLCHDSGADKGLCDACLKDLHVSASDAANVCPRCGGTGAGAAVCGQCQKEPPPFERLWASVEYAPPVSGILHRFKHRRDRSLAAPLVSLMASLPPPWLDDVRIDTVLAMPLSRERRLFRGFNQCDELAEALAKLYGWQVLPHNSVFRQASAPQSTLPFEARKKNVRGAFRVDACVKERNVLLIDDVLTSGETLRECSRMLRRSGSGSVFCWTLAISKLKIF, encoded by the coding sequence ATGGGTTTTCTTTCTTTCAGGCTGCCGCAATCGGAAGCCTGCTTATTATGCCATGATTCGGGCGCGGATAAGGGCTTGTGCGATGCCTGTCTGAAAGACTTGCACGTGTCGGCTTCGGATGCGGCCAACGTGTGCCCCCGCTGCGGCGGCACCGGCGCGGGGGCGGCGGTGTGCGGGCAATGCCAGAAAGAGCCGCCGCCGTTCGAGCGCTTGTGGGCTTCGGTGGAGTATGCGCCGCCGGTGAGCGGCATTCTGCACCGGTTCAAACACCGGCGCGACCGTTCGTTGGCGGCGCCGCTGGTGTCGCTGATGGCGTCATTGCCGCCGCCGTGGCTGGATGATGTGCGCATAGATACCGTGCTGGCCATGCCTTTGAGCCGCGAGCGGCGGCTGTTTCGCGGGTTTAACCAGTGCGACGAATTGGCCGAAGCGTTGGCAAAGCTTTACGGCTGGCAGGTGTTGCCGCACAATTCGGTTTTCAGACAGGCATCCGCGCCCCAGAGCACCCTGCCTTTTGAGGCGCGCAAGAAAAACGTGCGCGGCGCTTTTCGGGTAGATGCCTGTGTTAAAGAACGTAACGTGTTGTTAATCGACGATGTTTTGACCAGCGGCGAGACTTTGCGCGAATGTTCCCGAATGCTGCGCCGCTCGGGCAGCGGCAGCGTTTTTTGCTGGACGCTGGCAATATCCAAATTGAAAATTTTTTGA
- the trmL gene encoding tRNA (uridine(34)/cytosine(34)/5-carboxymethylaminomethyluridine(34)-2'-O)-methyltransferase TrmL: MFTVVLYQPEIPPNTGNIIRLCANTGMDLHLVKPLGFPLDSAKMKRAGLDYHEFASLTVHEDFDACLKALAGRRIFALTTKGSGRYDQAAFAPGDVFLFGPETRGLPAEILDALPAGQKLRLPMQPQSRSMNLSNTVAVTVYEAWRQNGFGGQV, translated from the coding sequence ATGTTTACCGTAGTTTTATACCAACCCGAAATTCCGCCGAACACAGGCAATATCATCCGATTGTGTGCCAACACCGGCATGGATCTGCATTTGGTCAAGCCGCTGGGCTTTCCGCTGGATTCGGCCAAAATGAAGCGGGCGGGTTTGGATTATCACGAGTTTGCCTCGCTCACGGTGCACGAAGATTTCGATGCCTGTCTGAAAGCTTTGGCAGGGCGGCGCATTTTCGCGCTCACCACCAAAGGCTCCGGCCGTTACGACCAAGCCGCATTCGCCCCGGGCGATGTGTTTTTGTTTGGCCCGGAAACGCGCGGCCTGCCTGCCGAAATTTTGGATGCCCTGCCTGCCGGGCAGAAACTGCGCCTGCCCATGCAGCCGCAAAGCCGCAGTATGAATCTTTCCAACACCGTGGCGGTGACGGTTTACGAAGCATGGCGGCAAAACGGTTTCGGCGGGCAGGTTTAG
- a CDS encoding septal ring lytic transglycosylase RlpA family protein — protein MTKATKTLSIGALGAALALMSASSFGKDRLVSENQVRHEPLIKAANMSYKVRGMRYTPVKQIKTFSQTGQASWYGPGFHGKKTASGERFDMHAYTAAHKTLPIPSYAKVTNLSNGKSVIVRINDRGPFHGSRVIDLSKGAAQKIGFSGVANVRVEQIVPGQIAAAQPEQIYVTLAAFDSESAARDYAGRTNSRLQGAASAHRALTERKDGRYVVKLGPFAKPEQADSARQMAVAQNSI, from the coding sequence TTGACTAAAGCCACAAAAACCCTGTCTATCGGCGCTTTGGGCGCCGCCCTTGCGCTGATGAGCGCTTCGTCTTTCGGCAAAGACCGTTTGGTGTCCGAAAACCAAGTCCGCCACGAGCCGCTGATTAAGGCGGCCAATATGAGCTACAAAGTGCGCGGGATGCGCTACACGCCCGTTAAACAGATTAAAACTTTCAGTCAAACAGGCCAGGCCTCATGGTACGGCCCCGGCTTCCACGGTAAGAAAACCGCCAGCGGCGAACGCTTCGATATGCATGCTTACACTGCCGCACACAAAACCCTCCCCATTCCCAGCTACGCCAAAGTAACCAATCTTTCCAACGGCAAAAGCGTGATTGTGCGCATCAACGACCGCGGCCCGTTCCACGGCAGCCGGGTAATTGATTTGTCTAAAGGCGCGGCTCAGAAAATCGGCTTTTCCGGCGTAGCCAATGTGCGTGTGGAGCAGATTGTGCCCGGCCAAATCGCGGCTGCCCAACCTGAGCAGATTTATGTTACGCTGGCGGCGTTTGACAGCGAATCTGCGGCGCGTGATTACGCAGGCCGCACCAACAGCCGCCTGCAGGGCGCCGCTTCCGCCCACCGCGCGCTTACCGAGCGTAAAGACGGCCGGTATGTTGTGAAACTCGGCCCGTTTGCCAAACCGGAGCAGGCCGACAGCGCCCGCCAAATGGCGGTTGCCCAAAATTCGATTTAA
- the ruvA gene encoding Holliday junction branch migration protein RuvA: MISRLTGKLVEKQPPQVVIDVNGVGYEVDVSMQTFYALPALNETVQLYTQLVVREDAHLLFGFASAAERATFRQLVKVSGIGAKTALGILSAMTSDELAQAVAQEDVKRLSSAPGIGKKTAERMILELRGKLVAEGAGAGLSESIPAADETDDVVNTLLALGYNEREAKAAVKGIPAGTDVSEGVRLALKNLLK, translated from the coding sequence ATGATTAGCAGACTGACGGGAAAACTGGTGGAAAAGCAGCCGCCGCAGGTTGTGATTGATGTGAACGGCGTGGGCTATGAGGTGGATGTGTCGATGCAGACTTTTTACGCGCTGCCCGCGCTCAACGAAACCGTGCAGCTCTATACCCAGCTTGTGGTGCGCGAAGATGCGCATTTGCTGTTTGGTTTTGCTTCGGCGGCCGAACGCGCTACGTTCCGCCAGCTGGTTAAAGTGAGCGGCATCGGCGCCAAAACCGCTTTGGGTATTTTATCGGCCATGACTTCGGACGAGCTGGCGCAGGCTGTGGCGCAGGAGGATGTGAAACGGCTTTCTTCCGCGCCCGGCATAGGCAAAAAAACCGCGGAGCGTATGATTTTGGAGTTGCGCGGCAAGCTGGTGGCCGAGGGTGCGGGCGCAGGCCTGTCTGAAAGCATTCCTGCGGCGGATGAAACCGATGATGTGGTGAACACGCTGTTGGCGCTGGGCTATAACGAACGTGAGGCCAAAGCGGCGGTGAAGGGCATTCCGGCCGGCACGGATGTGAGCGAAGGCGTGCGGTTGGCATTGAAGAATTTGTTGAAATAG
- a CDS encoding ABC transporter ATP-binding protein → MIKRFFDWFESRIDPYPDTPPKTPDKGLWRFLWSSMEGMRGWIAVLALMTVGIGIMEALLFQFMGKVVDWLGQYTPQTLWAEKGWALSGMAALMAFAVLWHFIASNVRLQTLQGVFPMRLRWNFHRLMLGQSLGFYQDEFAGRVSAKVMQTALAVRDTVMTLADMVVYVLVYFISSGVILAAFDGWLLLPFVCWIIAFGTVMRVLIPKLAKTAQRQADARSLMTGRITDAYSNITTVKLFSHGAREARYAKQSMQEFMVTVHAQMRLATLLSTCNFIVNTSLTLSTAALGIWLWQNGQVGVGAIATATAMALRVNGLSQYIMWESARLFENIGTVNDGMVTLSKPQTILDKPDALPLKVEHGEIRFEHVDFSYDEGKPLLNGFNLAIKPGEKVGLIGRSGAGKSTIVNLLLRFYEAQSGSITIDGQNINDITQESLRAQIGLVTQDTSLLHRSVRDNIIYGRPDATEAEMYQAAEKAEAADFIPNLSDAKGRRGYDAHVGERGVKLSGGQRQRIAIARVMLKDAPILLLDEATSALDSEVEAAIQESLDKMMENKTVIAIAHRLSTIAAMDRLIVLDKGRIVEEGSHAELLEKNGLYAKLWAHQSGGFLAGHADLRLADN, encoded by the coding sequence ATGATTAAGCGTTTTTTTGACTGGTTCGAATCCCGTATCGACCCCTATCCCGATACGCCGCCGAAAACGCCCGACAAAGGCTTGTGGCGTTTTTTGTGGAGCAGCATGGAAGGCATGCGCGGCTGGATTGCGGTGTTGGCGTTGATGACGGTCGGCATCGGCATTATGGAAGCCTTGCTGTTTCAGTTTATGGGCAAAGTGGTCGACTGGCTGGGCCAATATACGCCGCAAACCTTGTGGGCGGAAAAGGGCTGGGCTTTGTCGGGCATGGCGGCGTTGATGGCGTTTGCCGTGCTGTGGCATTTCATTGCATCAAACGTGCGCCTGCAAACCCTGCAAGGCGTGTTTCCGATGCGCCTGCGCTGGAATTTCCACCGCCTGATGCTGGGGCAGAGCCTCGGGTTTTATCAGGACGAATTTGCCGGGCGGGTTTCGGCCAAAGTAATGCAAACCGCGCTGGCGGTGCGCGATACGGTGATGACACTGGCCGATATGGTGGTGTATGTGCTGGTGTATTTCATCAGCTCGGGCGTGATTCTGGCGGCGTTCGACGGCTGGCTGCTGCTGCCGTTCGTGTGTTGGATTATCGCGTTCGGCACCGTGATGCGCGTGCTGATTCCCAAGTTGGCGAAAACCGCACAGCGTCAGGCAGATGCCCGCTCGTTGATGACCGGCCGCATCACCGATGCCTATTCCAATATCACTACAGTCAAACTGTTTTCGCACGGCGCGCGCGAGGCGCGGTATGCCAAGCAGTCGATGCAGGAATTTATGGTAACGGTGCATGCACAAATGCGTTTGGCGACTTTGCTGTCGACTTGTAATTTTATTGTGAATACGTCGCTCACCTTGTCCACCGCTGCCTTAGGCATTTGGCTGTGGCAGAACGGGCAGGTCGGCGTAGGCGCGATTGCCACTGCCACCGCCATGGCTTTGCGCGTGAACGGGTTGTCGCAATACATCATGTGGGAATCGGCCCGTTTGTTTGAAAACATCGGCACCGTAAATGACGGCATGGTTACTTTGTCTAAACCGCAAACCATTTTAGACAAACCGGACGCACTGCCGTTGAAAGTGGAGCATGGAGAAATCCGCTTCGAGCATGTCGATTTTTCCTATGATGAAGGCAAACCGTTGCTCAACGGCTTTAACCTTGCCATCAAACCGGGCGAAAAAGTCGGCCTGATAGGGCGTTCGGGCGCAGGCAAGTCCACCATCGTGAATTTACTGCTTAGATTTTATGAAGCGCAAAGCGGCAGCATTACCATCGACGGCCAAAACATCAACGACATCACCCAAGAAAGCCTGCGCGCCCAAATCGGCTTGGTAACACAAGACACCAGCCTGCTGCACCGCTCCGTGCGCGACAATATCATTTACGGCCGCCCCGATGCCACCGAAGCAGAAATGTATCAGGCCGCCGAAAAAGCCGAAGCCGCCGATTTCATCCCCAACCTTTCCGATGCCAAAGGCCGCAGGGGATACGATGCCCATGTGGGCGAAAGAGGCGTGAAACTTTCAGGCGGCCAGCGGCAACGCATCGCCATCGCCCGCGTGATGCTGAAAGATGCGCCGATTCTGTTGCTCGACGAAGCCACCAGCGCGTTGGATTCCGAAGTGGAAGCCGCCATTCAGGAAAGCTTGGATAAAATGATGGAAAACAAAACCGTGATTGCCATTGCCCACCGTTTATCCACCATTGCCGCTATGGACAGGTTGATTGTGCTCGATAAAGGCCGTATCGTCGAAGAGGGCAGCCATGCCGAACTGCTGGAGAAAAACGGTTTGTATGCCAAGCTGTGGGCGCACCAAAGCGGCGGGTTCTTGGCCGGCCATGCCGATTTAAGATTGGCCGATAATTGA
- a CDS encoding DUF3616 domain-containing protein, which translates to MTVESDNQQPNTDNTKPDSGNPAPPPSGNTPRHTVPFLVPELSLTNLPDEEADADAGKAGAGTEKKAKKAKKNKNKEEKQKEEIVPIGTAKGVETMFRNAFRTEMELLALAATKANIMISLNGFIVSALMISGAFVFASSPEFLVPAGIFMFTAATSIVFALLSASPDRAGKIRSILDWFSDWRKGRAKLSDLKSRVVRPEGHFFGETPNILIYEDRVKISKERYWKMMQDIMADREQVYHKMSDELYWLGLMANKQFKYLNMSYAAFRWGLLASVLAFIGVKTLPQIIPAMQQSKQEAELKGFGIYTFKGVYEPSAVQQLPDGRLLIMEDEATRAASILSFQADGTLAEDDAADTRVIRGFKRKLSDLEGLTRDPDGYIYAITSHAVNKEGQRRPDREHLLRFKIQGHDVRELSYFDKLTDTLEQSEQLKELFKSKIGTTLDFKTINIEGLAFDPNKKQLLLGLRDPEFNERSIVLYIDNPKAVFEEKAEPNFVDIAFLDIKGGGIRSLNYDPVLKSFIMTNEVKDDNGTKYSQLWTWSGAPKDPAKAVPLPNLRHMTNVEAIDSIKVNGQPRLILMSDEGDATKQLTAKYMLVDYNDL; encoded by the coding sequence ATGACAGTAGAATCTGATAATCAACAACCAAACACAGATAACACCAAACCGGATTCCGGTAACCCGGCTCCTCCGCCCTCTGGTAACACGCCGAGGCATACCGTACCCTTCTTGGTGCCGGAACTCTCACTGACCAACCTTCCGGACGAAGAAGCCGACGCCGATGCCGGAAAAGCCGGGGCGGGTACAGAGAAAAAAGCCAAAAAAGCGAAGAAAAATAAAAACAAGGAAGAAAAGCAAAAGGAAGAAATTGTACCCATCGGTACGGCCAAAGGTGTGGAAACCATGTTCCGCAATGCCTTCCGCACGGAGATGGAATTGCTGGCTCTGGCGGCAACCAAAGCCAACATCATGATTTCGCTCAACGGTTTTATCGTATCGGCTTTGATGATTTCCGGCGCGTTCGTATTTGCGTCTTCCCCTGAATTTTTGGTGCCAGCCGGCATCTTTATGTTTACCGCGGCAACTTCCATCGTGTTTGCCCTGCTTTCGGCCTCTCCCGACAGGGCGGGTAAAATCCGTTCGATTCTGGATTGGTTTTCGGATTGGCGCAAAGGCCGTGCAAAATTGAGCGATTTGAAATCCAGAGTGGTGCGCCCCGAAGGCCACTTTTTCGGCGAAACCCCCAACATCCTGATTTATGAAGACCGTGTGAAAATTTCCAAAGAGCGCTATTGGAAAATGATGCAGGACATCATGGCCGACCGCGAGCAGGTTTACCATAAAATGAGTGATGAGCTTTATTGGTTGGGTTTGATGGCCAACAAGCAGTTTAAATATCTGAATATGTCTTACGCCGCTTTCCGTTGGGGTTTGCTGGCTTCCGTGTTAGCCTTTATCGGCGTGAAAACCCTGCCGCAGATTATTCCTGCGATGCAGCAAAGCAAACAGGAAGCCGAATTGAAAGGTTTCGGAATATACACATTTAAAGGTGTATACGAGCCTTCTGCCGTGCAGCAGCTTCCTGACGGACGTTTGCTCATTATGGAAGACGAAGCCACCCGCGCCGCGAGCATATTATCTTTTCAGGCGGACGGAACCCTTGCAGAAGACGATGCCGCAGACACGCGCGTTATACGCGGCTTCAAACGCAAATTGAGCGATTTGGAGGGCCTTACCCGCGATCCGGACGGTTATATTTATGCCATTACATCCCATGCAGTAAATAAAGAAGGCCAGCGCCGCCCCGACCGCGAACATTTGTTGCGTTTTAAAATCCAAGGGCATGATGTGCGCGAACTCAGCTATTTCGACAAATTGACCGACACTTTGGAGCAATCCGAGCAGCTTAAAGAGCTGTTCAAATCGAAAATCGGTACCACTTTGGATTTTAAAACCATCAATATCGAAGGTTTGGCTTTTGACCCGAACAAAAAGCAGTTGTTGCTCGGTTTGCGTGATCCTGAGTTTAACGAGCGCTCCATCGTGCTTTATATCGATAACCCGAAAGCCGTGTTTGAAGAAAAAGCAGAGCCGAATTTTGTCGATATAGCTTTTCTGGATATTAAAGGCGGCGGTATCCGTTCCCTCAACTACGATCCCGTGTTGAAATCCTTTATCATGACCAACGAAGTGAAAGATGATAACGGCACCAAATATTCACAGCTTTGGACGTGGAGCGGAGCGCCGAAAGACCCTGCAAAAGCCGTACCTTTGCCTAATCTCCGCCATATGACCAACGTAGAAGCGATTGATTCCATCAAAGTCAATGGTCAGCCGCGCCTGATATTGATGAGTGATGAGGGCGATGCAACCAAGCAGCTTACGGCCAAGTATATGCTGGTGGATTATAACGACTTGTAA
- a CDS encoding DUF3616 domain-containing protein, producing MPSKRKAFYWSVPALIAVGALSWAVAKSVVPEQITKHTLAGTYEPSAVQRLPDGRLLVAEDEAVRALSLLTVKDDGTLQEDQAAAEALMKSLTVKLDDLEALAFDDKGYIYASTSFSPTKKDSREPDRERFVRFKIQGNRIQGLQEAANLKEALLKAPEVQKTIQSKTGKPVDFHDLNVEGLAYDTKNKRLMLGIREPVAGGYSMIIAIDNPNEMFEQKARPKFGTVFLLELEGGGIRSLDYLAETDSYLLANELENEQGKFRSLLWKWDGRPESQPKKIALNTDEKWKNAEAVTMIQAKGKQYVLVMSDDGKAKKNKPSSYILVDKELITK from the coding sequence ATGCCTTCCAAACGCAAAGCATTTTATTGGAGCGTCCCTGCCCTGATTGCCGTTGGCGCATTATCTTGGGCGGTAGCCAAATCGGTTGTTCCCGAACAAATTACCAAACACACCTTGGCCGGCACCTATGAGCCGTCTGCCGTGCAGAGGCTGCCGGATGGAAGGTTGCTGGTTGCGGAAGACGAAGCAGTGCGCGCACTAAGCCTGCTTACCGTTAAGGACGACGGTACCCTGCAAGAAGATCAAGCCGCCGCTGAAGCATTGATGAAGAGCTTAACAGTCAAACTGGACGACCTGGAAGCCCTGGCGTTTGACGATAAAGGCTACATCTACGCATCCACCTCTTTTTCCCCAACGAAAAAAGACAGCCGCGAACCCGACCGCGAAAGATTCGTGCGTTTTAAAATCCAAGGCAACCGGATTCAAGGGCTGCAAGAAGCCGCCAACTTGAAAGAAGCCTTGCTGAAAGCGCCTGAAGTGCAGAAAACCATTCAAAGCAAAACCGGAAAACCGGTTGATTTCCACGATTTGAATGTGGAAGGCTTGGCATACGACACGAAAAACAAACGGCTGATGCTCGGTATCAGGGAACCGGTAGCCGGCGGATATTCTATGATTATCGCCATTGACAACCCGAATGAAATGTTCGAACAAAAAGCCCGGCCTAAATTCGGAACCGTATTCCTGCTTGAATTAGAAGGAGGAGGCATACGTTCTTTGGATTACCTGGCTGAAACCGACAGCTATTTACTTGCCAACGAGTTGGAAAACGAACAAGGAAAATTCCGTTCACTTTTGTGGAAATGGGATGGCCGACCCGAATCACAGCCTAAAAAAATAGCATTAAACACAGATGAAAAATGGAAAAATGCGGAAGCTGTTACCATGATTCAGGCAAAAGGCAAACAATATGTGCTGGTAATGTCGGATGACGGTAAAGCCAAAAAGAACAAACCATCGAGTTATATATTGGTAGATAAAGAACTTATAACCAAATAA